The following is a genomic window from Amycolatopsis cihanbeyliensis.
TGGCCTCAGTGATCAGGTAGGAGTTGGCGGCCAGCGCCATCGCGCTGATCCCGATGCCGACCAGGATGAACCGGTTGCCCTGCAGGCCGCGGCGGTAGGCGAGCAGGTAGATCAGCACGGCGGTGACCGCGCCACCGGCCAGCGCGCCGCCGGAGATCCGCAGCATGCTGCCGTCCAGCAACACGATCACCACCAGTGCGCCGGTGGCCGAGCCGTAGGTGAACCCGATGATGTCCGGGCTGCCCAGCGGGTTGCCGGACAGCCGCTGCAGCACGGCACCGCTGGCGCCCAGCGCGGCGCCGACGAGCAGCGCGGTCAGCAACCGGGGCAGCCGCAGCGTGTTGACGATGAAGTCGGCCCCGGAGGTGCCCCGGCCGGCCAGCGCGGACAGCACCTCGCCCACGGAGAGCTCGTACTCCCCGGTGGCCAGGGTGAGCAGGGTGATCCCGGCGAGTGCCGCGGCCAGCGCCGCACACACCACCGTCGCGCGCCCGTCGAACCGTAGCGAGACCGCGCCGCCGCGGCTGCGCAGCACCCGGTACGGCCGGCGGCTCACAGCGAGGCCAACTTCCGCTTGCGGCACAGCGCGATGAACAGCGGCGCGCCGAGAAGGGCGGTCACGATGCCCACCTGCACCTCGCCGGGAGCGGCGACCACCCTGCCCAGCACGTCCGCGCCGACCAGCAGGATCGGCGCGAGCACCAGCGAGTACGGCAGCACCCAGCGTTGGTCCGGCCCGACCATGATCCGGGCGACGTGCGGCACGGCCAGCCCGACGAAGCTGATCGGACCGGCCGCGGCGGTGGCGGCACCGCACAGCAGCGTGGCGGCCAGCGCGCCGAGCACCCTGGTCCGGCCGATGTGCGCGCCGAGCGCGCGACCGAGCTGGTCCCCCATGGCCAGCGCGTTCAGCGGCCGGGCCAGCAGCAGTGCCAGTAGCACTCCCGCCACGACGAACGGCAACACCGGCCACACCACGTCCAGG
Proteins encoded in this region:
- a CDS encoding FecCD family ABC transporter permease, producing MSRRPYRVLRSRGGAVSLRFDGRATVVCAALAAALAGITLLTLATGEYELSVGEVLSALAGRGTSGADFIVNTLRLPRLLTALLVGAALGASGAVLQRLSGNPLGSPDIIGFTYGSATGALVVIVLLDGSMLRISGGALAGGAVTAVLIYLLAYRRGLQGNRFILVGIGISAMALAANSYLITEASLTDALEAQAWLVGSLNGRGWDQALMVGLAVAVLLPLGGYYGRRLSMLELGDDTATALGVGVERARLVLLLVSVGLAAIATAATGPIWFLALAAPQLARRLTRTAGAGLVPAALLGALLLAGGDFAVQRVFADTQLPVGTATGTLGGLYLGWLLTSEWRTGRG